The following are encoded in a window of uncultured Sphaerochaeta sp. genomic DNA:
- a CDS encoding MFS transporter: MTTVQGKLATCNFCDRLSAMETKGVPKKEKFAYGFGCFGQNMLYNLMANFLLFFYTDIFGLLPAAAGMILLLARMWDAVNDPLMGMIADRTRSRWGKFRPYLLFTPILFVPFAVAAFSTPDLSPGGKVVWAAFTYISFGMIYTASDVPFWAMSSTISEDTKERSSIVVYPRFMATVAIALATLATQPLILLFSVEGEPERGYQMTSLTYALLTVICFLIAFLFVKERVYADGQEKPRFSEIPKVFLDNKPLLLVILSGLFTGIAQTGKLSMLIYYAKYNLQNELLYTLLAGINIPFILIGIATVPYLTNKVGKKRACIIYYAIFAAGSLGFFLTGWNNFLVLLFFNCISSIGMASPQVIQTAMIADTIEYGELKSGKRNEGTIFSSQTFLAKLTAAVTSIIIASTLSLVGYIPNMAQSSSTLWGIHSLTTLLPFLASIFGIIPILFYPLSEEKHHQIVEELHRRRMASD, encoded by the coding sequence ATGACAACAGTACAAGGGAAGCTTGCAACCTGCAATTTCTGTGATAGACTTTCTGCTATGGAAACAAAAGGGGTGCCAAAGAAGGAAAAGTTTGCCTATGGGTTCGGCTGCTTTGGCCAGAACATGCTCTACAATCTTATGGCAAACTTTCTGCTGTTCTTTTATACAGACATATTTGGCCTCCTACCTGCTGCAGCAGGGATGATCCTTCTTCTTGCCCGGATGTGGGACGCAGTAAACGATCCTCTGATGGGGATGATCGCTGACCGTACACGCTCCCGCTGGGGGAAATTCCGCCCCTACCTCTTATTCACCCCGATCCTCTTCGTACCCTTTGCGGTGGCAGCCTTCAGCACCCCTGACCTCTCCCCAGGAGGAAAAGTCGTATGGGCAGCATTCACATATATCAGCTTCGGCATGATTTACACGGCCAGTGATGTTCCCTTTTGGGCAATGAGCAGCACCATAAGCGAGGATACCAAGGAAAGAAGCAGCATAGTTGTCTACCCACGTTTCATGGCGACCGTTGCCATTGCCTTGGCAACCTTGGCAACACAGCCATTGATCCTTCTCTTCTCAGTGGAAGGGGAACCGGAGCGGGGCTATCAGATGACAAGCCTGACATATGCGCTGCTGACCGTCATATGCTTTCTCATCGCCTTCCTGTTTGTGAAGGAGCGGGTTTATGCCGACGGGCAGGAAAAACCCAGATTTTCCGAAATCCCCAAGGTTTTTCTGGACAACAAGCCACTGTTGCTTGTTATTCTGAGTGGACTGTTCACCGGTATCGCGCAGACAGGAAAGCTCTCTATGTTAATCTACTACGCAAAATACAACCTCCAGAATGAATTGCTCTATACCCTGCTTGCTGGAATTAACATCCCCTTCATCCTGATAGGGATTGCAACCGTTCCCTACCTGACCAATAAAGTTGGAAAAAAGCGTGCGTGTATTATCTACTATGCCATCTTTGCTGCAGGAAGCCTGGGATTCTTCCTTACCGGCTGGAACAACTTCTTGGTACTGTTGTTCTTCAACTGTATCAGTTCAATCGGGATGGCAAGCCCACAGGTAATCCAGACTGCCATGATTGCTGACACCATCGAATATGGTGAGCTGAAAAGTGGGAAACGCAATGAAGGCACAATCTTCAGCAGTCAGACATTCCTAGCAAAGCTTACAGCAGCTGTCACTTCGATCATCATTGCCTCCACCCTCTCCTTGGTTGGATATATTCCCAATATGGCGCAGAGCAGTTCAACCCTTTGGGGAATCCATAGCCTTACCACCCTACTCCCATTTCTTGCCAGCATATTCGGTATTATCCCAATCCTCTTCTACCCGCTGAGTGAGGAGAAGCATCACCAGATTGTCGAAGAGCTCCACCGGCGTCGAATGGCTTCAGATTGA
- a CDS encoding cyclic nucleotide-binding domain-containing protein: MSDTHDDKHPVFEVQRGTIIYEQGSSCSTMFLLKSGTVGLYLNYHTPQQFQLFEISKPNSSLGEMGLFEQEPRNATAVALSDCQLVEISQESFPAFIASHPEATKQIILDLSQRFKMAIQEVRNSQQIILESLEALKEAQANKKDSLKERIRKISDYLLDIPEDVPPELYLSFNSRFHGTMF, translated from the coding sequence ATGAGTGATACACACGATGACAAACACCCGGTATTTGAAGTTCAGAGGGGAACCATCATCTATGAACAGGGTTCGTCCTGTTCCACCATGTTTCTTCTGAAAAGTGGTACTGTCGGGTTGTACCTAAACTACCATACACCCCAGCAATTTCAGCTCTTCGAGATATCCAAGCCCAATTCCAGCTTGGGAGAAATGGGATTGTTTGAGCAGGAGCCACGCAATGCCACAGCTGTAGCCCTCAGTGATTGCCAGCTGGTCGAGATTTCGCAGGAGAGTTTTCCTGCTTTTATTGCATCACACCCTGAAGCAACAAAGCAGATCATTCTTGATCTGAGTCAGCGATTCAAGATGGCAATCCAGGAGGTGAGAAATAGCCAGCAGATCATATTGGAAAGTCTGGAAGCATTGAAAGAGGCACAGGCGAACAAGAAGGACAGCTTGAAGGAACGGATCCGGAAGATCTCCGATTACCTGCTTGATATTCCAGAGGACGTTCCTCCTGAGCTCTACCTAAGCTTCAATTCACGCTTTCACGGTACTATGTTCTAA